The Sphingomicrobium aestuariivivum DNA window TGCCCACCTGTTTGCCCATCGCGACGGGGACGCTCGCCCGCCGGCGGCGGTCACGGCGCTGTGGCGGCCCTATCGGGAGGTGCGGCTGTGAGCCACGCGCCTGAATTTGCGGGACGCTTGCGCGAGCGGATCGTAATCCACGCACCGGTGACGGCGCGCGAGGCGACCGGTGTCAGGCTGTCCGGATGGCAGGAGGTGGCGCGCTGTCTGGCCGCAATCCGGCCGAAGGGCACGGGTGCCGAAGCCGAAGGCATGGCGCTGTCGCGCATGGGGCGCTTCGAGGTGCTGATCCGCTGGCGCGAAGGAATTGCAGTCGGGCAGCGCGTCAGCTGGCGCGGCAGGTACCTCCAGATCCGCGCGATCTCGGAGGATGCGCGCAAGCCCGATCGGCTCGACCTTACCTGCGAGGAAACGAGATCATGAAGGATTGGAGCCGGGTGGTGATCGCCCGCGGACGGCGGCTCGCCGAAATCGAGGCCTTGCGCATCGCGGCCGCGATCGAGCGGGCGGCGCCCGACCTCGCCATCGAACATAAGGGCGGTGACGTCATCGCGCGGGGTCGCGGTCTTTTTCGCCGCATGATGCACGCGCCTGCGCTCCGGATCGCGCGGAGGTGGGGGCGATGAGCGCTGGCAGTGCCTTACAGGCCGCGATCGTGTCGGCGCTGGAGGCGATCGAGCAGTTGCAGGGGATCTATGACGGCCCGCCAGCGAGGGCCGCCTATCCCTATGCCGCCATCGATGCGCGCACCGAGGCCGACTGGGGCCACAAGAGTGGTGTGGGACGCGAGGTCTTCGCAAGCGTGACCCTGTGGGACGACGAGCCAGCCCGCCTCGAAGCCGTGGGGGAGCTGGTCGAACCGGCACTCGCCGCAATCGATCACGTGGAAGGCTGGCAGCTCGTCACACTCGTGCCCGTGAAGCGCCGGGTGGCCCGCGATGTCGCCGGTCCCTGGGCTATGATCATGGATTTCAGGGCGCGCCTCCTGGCGAGCCAATAAGGGAGAAAAAGGCATGGCGGCAGAAAAAGGCAACCAGTTCCTCTTGAAGATCGGTGATGGCGGCATTCCGGTGACCTACGCCACGGTCGCCGGACTGAAGACGACCAACCTGACGATCAATGGCGATGCGGTTGCCATCACCAACAAGGACAGCGGCGGCTGGCGCGAATTGCTGTCGGGCGCGGGGGTGCGATCGGTGGCGGTCACCGCGAGCGGTATTTTTACCGGATCCTCGGCGGAGGCCCGGCTTCGGTCTCTCGCACTAGACGGCAGCATCGATGATTATGAGCTGAGCTTCGAAAGCGGTGAGAAGATGCAAGGCCGCTTTCTGATCGCCCGGCTCGACTATTCCGGCGATTACAATGGCGAGCGGACCTATTCGGTCTCGCTCGAAAGCTCCGGACCGATTTCCAGCCTGTGAGCCGGACAGCGAATGCCGCGCGGGGGGAGGCCTCTTTCCGCGTCGGGGACGCGACGCTCCTGCTACGCCCGAGCTTTGCCGCACTGGTCGCGGCGGAAGGGGAATTGGGCCCCTTGTTCGAACTGGCGGACCGGGCAGCCGAGGGGCGGATCTCGCTGTCGGAAATCGTCATACTATTCGACCATCTGAGCAGCGGGGGGCGTCCGTCTTCGGTCGACCGCGCGGCCATTGGCGAGGCGCTGGTGACCTCGGGCCTGGCCGCGGCCATGCCGCCGCTCCGAGCGGTGCTGGTGCAGCTGCTCCAAGGGCGATGAGCCAGTTCGCGGGGCGGGCGGGCGCGCTCTACGCGCTTGCTGCACAAATCCTGCACTGGCCGCCGGACGTTTTCTGGAACGCGACCCCCGAAGAGTTGGCGTCGGCGCTCGGTGTGGGCGCGGACACGCGGGGTATGGACGGCAGCTTGATCGCCGGGCTTCGCGACATGATCAACAAGGAGGAGGGCGACGATGGCCGAAGAGCTTGATGAGCTCGTTGTCCGCGTGCGCGCCGACACGGGCGCCGTGAAGCGCGAACTGGATGCGGTACGGCGCGATGTGGAAGGACCGTTCGCCTCGGGGCTCGATATGCTCGGCGGGCGGCTCGAGACCGTGCTGCTACGCGCGGTTCGCAAGGGCAAGTTCGGATTTGAGGATCTGAAGGCAGCAGCGATGTCGGCGATGAATTCTATTGCCGCGGCCAGCCTTCGGGCACTGCTTCCTGGTGGGAAGGCAGGCGGCCTCAACCTCGGCTCGATGCTGGGGGCGCTTCTCGGACTGCCGGGGCGGGCGACCGGGGGACCGGTGTCGGCCAACACTCCCTATCTTGTGGGTGAACGTGGGCCCGAGATGTTCGTGCCCGAAGGGGCAGGGCGGATCGTTCCCGGCGCGGCGACGGCAGGTCCGCTATCGGTCGCGATCAATCTCAACGCCCCGCGCGAACAGACCGCGCCTCTGGTTATGGGTAGTAGCAAGCGCCAGCTTGCCTCCGCACTCCGGCGAGCGGTGCGATCCGCATGATCAGGCACTGGTTTACGAGGCAGGGCGAGCATCTCGAACAGATGCCGCTGAAGCGGTTCGACCCAGATCACTGGACCGTGGATTTCCCGCTGGGGACCGCGGCTTGCCTGACCCGCGGGAGCGACGCGCATTCACTGGTCGTGGCAGCGGAATTCCTGCGGCGCGGCGACCTTGTCGGCCTGATCTGGAGTAGCGCCGACACTGTTTCGCACCCGGCTCATGCGCGCGAGACGAACCGTGACTACAGCGGAACCAAGCTTTCTTTCCGCTGGCAGAGCATGGGCCTCATCCCGTTGGACCAGCCTGATGGTCCGACCTTGACGGTCGAAGGCCGTGACGCGGCCGGGGTGGAGCGGAGCTGGTTCGTGCGGCTCTGGAACTATGCCGATGGCGATCCCGACGATGCGGTGGTCTCGCTCGATTTCGATGCGCTGTACGCAGGCTGGGCGGCGGACGAGAAGGTCGCGGTCAGCGACGTGGAGCGCCTTTTCATCAGCCTCGCACCGCCGGATTATTCGGCTCAGGACCAAGGCATCCGTCTGGTGCCCGCGGCGGCCGAAGTGCGACTGGAGGATATCGAATGTCGGGGCGCGGGAAGCGTGATCGACGTGGGCGCGTCATGGCAGCCGGCGCAGCCGTTCAATGCCTGCACCGCCTATGACGACCTTTATCACCTCCCGCCGTCGCGTGTCGCGGAGGCGATCGACAGGCTCGGCTATGGTGTGCTGGTGACCCATTATGTGGGCATGAGCCATTATATGGCGCTGGCCGGTGACGGACTCCTCGACAGTTCGCGCGGGATGGTCGGGCCGGCGCTGCGCTGGCATGCGGAGTTCGCGCGGGAACTGAAGGCGCGAGGGCGAACCCCGATCTGGTCGCTGAGCTATGAAATTCTCGACCGGTTCTGTCCCGAAAGCTGGAAACAGCGGCGGGCCGATGGTGGGCCCGCCCTGACGGCCTGGTCTCCGCCTTCGACCCTCGTCTCGCCTGCCAATGCTGATGCAATCGATTATCTCGGCGGGATCTTTGACGAACTCGTCGACCTGTCCGCGGCGGAAGGGCTGCCGCCGAAGGTACAGATCGGCGAGCCGTGGTGGTGGGTTGATGCCGACGGTCACCCCTGCCTTTACGATGCGGCTGCCGCGGCCGCCTACGGGGCCGAAATGCCGGTCATCGGGTCGGTCGGGGGAGTGCTTTCGACGGATGAAAAGGCGCTGCTCGACTGGGCGGGAGCTAAGCTCTCGGCCTCGACCGCGACGCTGGTAGCGCGCGCAAAAGCGAGACAGGCGGACACCGAAACGCATCTCCTCGTCTATCTGCCTTCCATCCTAGACCCGGGAGCGCCGGAAGCGCGGAGGGCGAACCTGCCGACCGGCTGGGCGTCGCCGGCATTCGATGTCTTGCAGTTGGAGGATTACGACTGGGTCACGCAGCCGGCACCGGCCGCGAGGCGGGTTTCAGCGCTGCGGGAAGTGGAAGCGCGGCTCCAATATGCGGTCGCATCGCAGCATTATCTCTCGGGCTTCGTTCTCGACGGCGCCAATGCGGCCGTCGAGTGGCCGCGGATCGTGACAGCGGCGGACGAGGCGCTCTCGCGCGGGACATCCGAGGTTTTTGTCTGGGCGCTGCCCCAAGTAATGCGCGACGGGATCACGATCTTCACCGTCGAGGAGAATGATATGCAGGATGTAGCGGACGTGGATTTCCCGATCTCGCTTGGTGCGGACGCGAGCGTCCGACCGAACTTCTCGACACAGGTCATCATTGGCGCCTCGGGGCATGAGCAACGCAATGTGGACTGGCAGCAGTCGCGCAACGAATATGACGCCGGGCCCGGGGTTCGGGGCGAGGAGGAACTGCAAACGCTTCTGGCCTTTTTTCGCGCCCGACGAGGGCAGGCGGAGGGTTTTCGCCTGCGCGATCCGTTCGATCATCGGTCAGGGAGTGGCGATCCGTCGGCACTCGACCAGTCGCTCGGCACGGGCGATGGCATGCGCACGCAATTTGCGCTGCAGAAGTCCTACGAGGGCGGGGAGGTCCGGCGAATTACGCGCCCCGTCGCGGGCACGGTGCGCGTCGCGCTGGACGGTGTCGAGCAAGCCTGGAATTGGACCCTCGCGAACGGAGGAATGGTGGAGTTTGACGCCGCGCCTGACGCTGGGGTCGAGGTCACCGCCGGGTTCCTGTTCGACGTTCCGGTTCGCTTTGCAAGCGACCAGTTGGAGATCAACCGCGCGACTTTTCTTGCAGGCGAGGCACCCAGCGTGCCGCTCATCGAGGTTCGCGAGGGCTGAAATGTCGATGCTGGATGCTGCGGTAACCAACCTCGCCATCTGCTGGTGTGTCGAGCGGAGCGATGGCGCAGGGCTCGGACTGACCGGCCATGACGCCATGCTGGTGCATGACGGACGACGCTTCGAGCCGGGCGGGGCAATCCTTCCGCACAGGGTGCGGCGATCAAATACCAAAGGGGCTGGGAGCGAAGATGTGGGCGGTGCCGTGAGCAACGCGGCCTTGTCGCGCGCCGACCTTTCGGCAGGGCGATGGGACGGCGCGTGCGTCGAACTCTTCACGCTCGACTGGGCCTCGCCTTCGGGGAAACTGACATTGGTGCAGGGCGCGATGGGGGCGGTCGAATGTGTCGGGCAAGAATTTGAAGCAAACCTCTCAACGACGTTCGCGAAACTCGAAGCGCCTGCGGGTCCACAGACCAGCCCGCTTTGTCGGGCGGCCCTGGGCGACCGAAAATGCCGTGTGAATCTTGCAGGGCGCAAGGTGGCGGCCGTTGTCGTGGATGCGCAGGATGTGGAGGTGACAGTCGACCGTGGCCAGCTGGAGGGCTTTGCATTCGGTCAGTTGCGCTGGCTTGACGGACCCAATCGCGGGCTCCGCTCGGCCATTCTCTCCGCCGCCGATGACAGGCTAGTGCTGCGAGAGCTGCCCGCGGTATCTCCGGTCGCAGGCGAGAGGGTCGAATTGGTCGAGGGTTGCGACAAGACCTTCGCGACCTGCAGTTCGCGGTTCTCGAATGCTGTGAATTTCAGGGGCGAACCGCATCTCCCCGGGGCCGACATCCTGAGCCGATATCCGGGCGCATGATCGATCCGGTGGCGCGGGCGCGCAGCGCGCTCGGCACGCCCTTCAAGTTGCAGGGGAGGGAGCCGGGTTCGGGGCTCGATTGTCTCGGCCTCGTCATCCACGCCTTCCGCCTGGACGGCGGCATCTTTCCGCAAGCTTATGGCTGGCGGCAGGCGGACGCCTGTGACTTTCTTGCTGCTGCGGCTCGGGACTTCTTCGTGATCGATGCGGTTTTCGCCAATTCCGGCGACGTCCTTCGTTTCAGCCAGGGGCTGCACCGGCATCATCTTGCCATCGCCACTTGCAACGGCGTGATCCATGCGGATGCACGTCACCGCCGCGTCATCGAGCGAAATGGTGATCCGGGGCTACCGCTCGTCGCCGTCCATCGCTTCCGCCCTCCGTTCCGAAGGAGCCTTTAATGGCAACGCTGGTTTTCAGCAGTGTAGGGCAGGCGGTCGCCGGCCCGCTAGGAAGTGCTATCGGTGCGCTGGTCGGACAACATATCGACCAGCGCCTGTTCGGCTCGGGAGCGAGCGAGGGGCCGAGACTGGGCGAACTGTCGGTGCAAGGCTCCCGTTATGGCGCCGTCGTGCCAGCCGTCTATGGCCGTATGCGGGTTGCGGGTACGATCATCTGGGCGACAGATCTTGTCGAATCCCAAGCCGTCACCGGCACCAAGGGGCAACCCCAACGCACGATCTACAGCTATTCTGCCAATTTCGCGGTAGCGCTGTCGTCGCGGCCCGGTGGGCGGGTCGGTCGTATCTGGGCCGATGGCAATCTCCTGCGTGGGGCCGACGGCCATTTGAAGGTTCCGGGCGAATTGCGCGTCCACGCAGCAGGGGAGTCGCAGGAGGTCGATCCGCTACTCGGTGCGCTCGAAACAGCCGTGCCAGCCTATCGGGACCTGATGATCGCCGTCTTCGAAGGCCTCGAGCTCGCCGATTTCGGAAACCGGATCCCGATGCTCACGTTCGAAATTGTCGCGGACGAGGCGCTCGATGCTGGCAAGGTCCTCGACGAAGCCAGCAACGGTTTGATCGCTGTACCGGATGTCTTGCCGATCGACGGATATGCGGTGCACGGTCAAAGTCTTGGAACAGCGCTCGCGCCACTGATCGAGCTTGCCGCGCTCGATCTTGTCGATGCCGGAAGTCGGCTCGAGACGGGTGAAGGCGTGCCGCGCATGCTGGATTTCGGTGATCTGGCATCCGGTAATGGAAAGCCTGGAGAGCTGCCCACGGACACGCTTTCCTCGGCGACGGACCTCCCGTTGGTCCTGCATCTCGATCACTTTGACCCCGACAGGGATTATCAGGTGTCGCGCAGCCAGGCGCGTGCGGGAAGCGGGGGGCGAGCGCTGAAGCTGGCGATGCCGGTTACATTGAGTGCCCTGCGGGCGCGCCTCCTTGCGGAAGACGTCCTATTGCGAACGTGGCGGGAGCGACGTTCCTTGCGGGTCGATCTGCCGATGCGTTACCTCGACCTGCAACCGGGAGACCTGATCGGACTCCCCGATCAAGACGGATATTGGCGGGTCGTCGATGTCGTTCTCGAGCGGCTCGTGGTGCGTGTCAGCGCGGTTGCGCATGTAGGGAAGGCCAAGGCCATCGAGCTACCAACCGACGGTGGACGGCACTTGCCTTCACGGGATTTGACCGCAGCGCCCACTGAGGCTGTGCTGGTCGAATTGCCGGACCTCGAGGGCGATGCACGGACGGCTGTCGTCGTGGCGACCGCGAATAGCAGCAGCGGCTGGCGTGCGGTGCCGCTCGAGGTGGCTGTGGGGTCCGGCGACTTGGTGATCTCAAGCGCGGCACGGGAAGGCGTGATCGGTCAGGTCAGCAACGTCATTGGCGCTGCACCCCGGGATCTCGTGGACATGGTCAATGTGATCGAGGTCGACCTCGTCGATGCCGATCACGACCTCCTTTCGATCACGCGTGACCGTATGTTGCAGGGTGGAAACCTTGCGATGGTCGGGGACGAGGTCATCCAGTTCGAGCGGGTCGAGGCGATCGCGCCGGGGCGTATACGCCTGAGTTCATTGCTACGCGGGCGCTTTGCCAGCGACGATGCGATCGATGGCCATCAGGCTGGCGAAGCTTTCGTGCTGCTGGATCGCGAAAGGCTGGCGCGCATCGACCTCGTCCCGGAGCAGCAGGGGACGCTTGTTTCGGTACGGCCTGCGGGGCTTGCCGATGAAGACGCGGCAGAAGTCTCGATCGGCTTTGCAGCGCGCGCCGCTCGACCCCCGTCGCCGACGCACCTGACGGGGCAGCGGGTCGGCGGCGGGCTCGAACTGAACTGGGTTCGCCGGAGCCGTCGCGGCTACGCTTGGCTCGATCATGTCGATGTCCCGCTCGGCGAAACCGCGGAGCGTTATCACATCGAGCTTTCTGGCACTGCTGGCGCCGTGACGCTGACCTCAGACCGGAGCGACATCAGTGTCGCCTCCGAGGCGCTGGCACCACTCGGCACGGGCCAAATCACGGTCGCATGCAGGATGCTGGGCGACACGGGCATGTCCACCGCCACCACGATAACCATCGATTGAGGATCGCAACCATGACCCAAACCGACCGTCTCGAACTCCCGACGCTTTCGACCGGGCAAGCCCAGAAGGAAATCACGCATAACGAGGCGCTGGTGCTGCTGGACATGCTGGTGCAGCCGGTGGTCGAGGGCGCGCCGTTGGAATCGCCGCCGGCTGCGGCCCAGGCGGGGGAATGCTACCTTGTCGCGGAAGCCCCCTCGGGTGAATTTGACGGGCAGGACGGCGCGATGGCCATCCTCACGGGAAGCGGCTGGCGCTTTGTGGCGGCCCGCGAAGGTTTTCGCTGCCTGCGACGCGATGGCGTGGGCGCTTTCGAATATCGCAGCGGTCAGTGGGTCGAGACCGGCGGTAGCTTGGCGTCGCCGGCGGCTGCGATCGAGGCGCCGGCTGGAGGTTCGGTCGTCGATGTGGAAGCGCGGTTCGCGATCGACGCCATTCTGTCCGTCCTGCGCGAACACAAGGTTATTGAAGAATGAATAATTCCTCTCGATCTATCAGTGACTTGATCGTGGCAAGGGGCGCGGGTGGTGCAGAATCGCAACAGTATGCCAAACGCTCGCTTGCACTCCCCTCGGTGGAGACCTAAAGTTCAGGGAGCGTTTTACCAAAAAATGCATATCTGAAAGGGGACTTCATATGCGGAAGCTAGCCATTTCGATGGTTCTCGCTTCTTCGATGCTGGCAACGCCTGCGCTTGCGCGCGACAAGGCGTGGTACGTCGGTATCGAAGGCGGGGTGATGAAGGTCGAAGACACCATGATCGACCTTGGCATCACCGATACGGATGCCGGCGCCACGCTCTTCATCGATAACGGTGTCGAGAACGACTACGGCACCGGTTTTGATGTCGATTTCGTTGCCGGCTATGATTTTGGTGCGATCCGTACCGAGGTCGAACTCGGCTACAAGTCGGCGGACGTCGATTCGACCACGATCGTCGATCTTGGCGCCGAATTCGCCGAACCCGGCGACATGTCGGTCTACTCGGCGATGGCGAACCTGCTGTTCGACTTCGGCGGTGAAGACGGCATCGGTGGTTACCTCGGTGGTGGTGTTGGCTTTGCCAGCGTCCAGCACGAGCTCGACCTTCCCGGCGTTACCAACTTCAGCGAAACCGACGGCACCTGGGCCTGGCAGGCTCTCGGTGGCGTTTACGTGCCGCTGAGCCGCACCATCGATCTCGGCGTGAAGTATCGCTACTTCAACACCGGCGAATTCGATTATGCGCCTGCCGTGCTGGCACCGTTTGCGGACGCGTCGCTGAGCGATGCTGAGCTTGAAAGCCACAGCCTCCTCGCGAGCCTGATCTTCAACTTCGCACCGCCGCCTCCCCCGCCGCCGCCCCCGCCGCCCCCGCCGCCGCCCCCGCCGCCGCCTCCGGCGACGGTGACGTGCCCGGACGGGACGGTGATCCTGGCGACGGAAGAGTGCCCGCCGCCGCCGCCGCCGCCGCCGCCCCCGCCGCCGCCGGAACCCGAGCGCGGCTAAGGCCCGGGAGGCTTCGGCCAACCACAAAGAAGGGAGTCTGCGAACAGCGGGCTCCCTTTTTTGCGTTGCACGACACCCCGATCCCTCCCTAGGCTGAGGGCGCAAGGGCAGAGGAGTGGTGGATGATCGGGTTGCTAATGTTTGGTGGGCTGTTGGTCTTTCAGGATGGCTCTGCAGGTGAGCCCACGCGCTGCGCCGACGACCGTATCGTCGCGAGCCCTGCCATTTGCGAGAACGAGGCGTCGCCCGGCCCCTATATGGTCTTCTTCCGCTGGGGCGGGAGCGTCATCGACCGTGATGGCGCCGACATCCTCGACAAGGTTGTCGAATCCGCCAGCGGTTCAGGCGCAACGTACCGCCTTGAAATTACCGGCTTTAGTGACCGGTCGGGGCCGGCAGCCGTAAATCGTCGCATTTCGCGAAGCCGTGCCGCCCTTGTCCGCGATGAACTGGTGAAGCGTGGCATCGGGCGCGACCGCGTGATCCTCGCCGAACCCGCTGGCGAGACCGACCTGCTGGTGCCGACCGCCGACGGCGTGCGCGAAGCACAGAACCGGCGTGTCGAAATCCATTTCCACCGGATCGACTGACAAGCTGCCTCGTTCTCGATGGCGAAAGGGGATTTGTGATGATGCGGACGATGTCGCTGTTGGGCTGCTGCCTGCTTGCCGGTTGTGGAGGGGAGACGGAACAAGCAACTCCGGCCGTCGGGGGCAGCAGTGCAGGCGTCGTCTATCCAGCACCGCAAAGTGCGGACCTACGTTCAGCGTCGGGAGACAGTGTCGGCACTGTCAGCATGAGCGAGGATGCCAATGGCATCACCGTGACGGTGGAGGTAGACGGGCTCGCCGCCGGAAGTCACGCGGTCCATCTCCATGAAACCGGCGTCTGCGAGGGACCCGATTTCAAAAGTGCCGGCGGTCACTGGAACCCGACTGGAGCTCAGCACGGACGCGACAACCCCATGGGCTCGCATCTTGGAGACCTCGCCAATATGGAGATCAGCGAGGAGCGCCAGGGACGCAGTATCTATCTCGTTCGCGAGGCCTCGCTCCGCGCGGGCCAGCGCAGCATCGCCGACGCCGACGGGACGGCGCTCGTCATTCACGAGGGTGCCGATGATTATCGAAGCGATCCTGCCGGTGATGCAGGGGCGCGTGTAGCTTGCGCGACGCTCAGCGGCCCCGCGGAAGGCTGAGGGAAACGTAGCGGGACGCCAGCGGACCGCTAGTCCGCGCTTTCCAACTCGCTGTTCTCCGCACCCGAGGGCCGGACCGACTTGAGCATCGGCCCGAGATAGCGGCCGGTGTAGCTTGCAGGTTCCTTCGCCACGACCTCGGGCGTTCCATGCGCCACGATCGTCCCGCCATTGACGCCGCCACCGGGTCCCAGGTCGAGGATATGGTCTGCTGTCTTGATGACGTCGAGATTATGCTCGATCACGACAACGGTGTTTCCTTGCTCGACGAGGGCGTGGAGCACTTCCAGAAGCTTGCGGACATCCTCGAAGTGAAGACCCGTGGTGGGCTCGTCGAGGATATAGAGCGTTCGCCCCGTCGCGCGCTTCGAGAGTTCCTTCGCCAGTTTCACGCGCTGCGCTTCGCCGCCTGAAAGGGTCGTCGCCTGCTGGCCGACCTTCACATAGCCGAGCCCGACCCGCTGGAGCATCTCCATCTTGTCCCGGATCGACGGCACCGCCTTGAAGAATTCGACAGCGTCCTCGACCGTCATGTCGAGGACGTCGGCGATCGACTTGCCCTTGAAAGTGACCTCGAGCGTCTCGCGATTATAGCGTTGGCCATGGCAGACGTCACAAGTGACATAGACGTCGGGCAGGAAGTGCATTTCGATCTTGAGGAGGCCATCGCCCTTGCAAGCCTCGCAGCGACCGCCCTTGACGTTGAAGCTGAACCGTCCCGGCTTGTAGCCGCGTGCCTTGGACTCCGGAAGGCCGGCGAACCAGTCGCGGATCTGTGTGAAGGCACCGGTATAGGTCGCGGGGTTCGACCGCGGCGTGCGCCCGATCGGCGACTGGTCGATATCGATGACCTTGTCGAGGTGTTGCAGTCCGTCCAGCCGGTCGTGCTTGCCCGAAAGGATACGAGCGCCATTGAGCGCGCGCGCCGAGGCAGCATAGAGCGTGTCGATGGTGAAGCTCGACTTGCCCGACCCCGAAACACCGGTCACACAGGTGAAAGTGCCGAGCGGGATCGAGGCGGTGACGTCCTTGAGATTGTTGGCTCGCGCGCCCTTCAGGGTGAGTTTCTTGCCGTTCCCCTCGCGCCGCTTTTCCGGCACCGCGATCTCGCGGCGGCCCGACAGATAGTCGGCGGTGAGGCTGTCCTCGCAGGCCATGATTTCCTCGAGCGTTCCCGAGCAGACAACTTCGCCCCCGCGCACGCCGGCACCCGGCCCCATGTCGATGACATGGTCGGCCGTGCGGATGGCGTCCTCGTCATGCTCCACCACCAGCACGGTATTGCCCAGCTCGCGAAGCCGCTTGAGCGTTTCGAGCAGGCGGTCGTTGTCACGCTGGTGGAGGCCGATCGAGGGCTCGTCGAGAACGTAGAGCACGCCCGACAGGCCCGACCCGATCTGGCTGGCGAGGCGGATCCGCTGGCTCTCGCCGCCCGAGAGGGTACCCGAGGTGCGGTCGAGGTTGAGATAGTCGAGCCCGACATTGTGGAGGAAGCCGAGGCGCTCGTTGATCTCCTTGAGGATCGGGCCGGCAATCTGTTTCTGCTGGTCGGTGAGACTGCCTTCAACACTGCCGAACCATTCGACCGCATCGACGACCGAGCGTCGTGCGGACAGCGAGATGTCCTCGCCCGCGATCTTGACCGCGAGCGCTTCGGGCTTCAGGCGCGCGCCGCCGCAGGTCTCGCAGGCATGGGCGGCCTGGTATTTCGACAGTTCCTCGCGCATCCAGGCGCTTTCGGTCGTGCGCATACGGCGCTCGAGATTGCCGATGACTCCCTCGAAAGGCTTCTTGACCTCATAGCTCTTCTTGCCGTCGACGAAGCGGAGCGTGACCGGCTTGCCGCGCGTACCGCGCAGGATCACCCGCCGGGCCTCTTCCGGCAAGTCCGCCCACGGCGTCTCGAGGTCGAAATCGAAGGCGCGCGCGAGGCTGCCCAGCACCTGCATGTAATAAGGCGAGGGGGGCTGCGACTTCGCCCAGGGGACAACGGCGCCCTTCTTCAGCGACAGGCCGTGGTTGGGAACGACGAGATCCTCGTCGAATTCCATCATTTCGCCGAGGCCGTCACAGGCCGGACAGGCGCCCTGCGGCGCGTTGAAGCTGAAAAGGCGGGGTTCGATCTCGCTGATCGTGAAGCCGGATACGGGGCAGGCGAAGCGCTGTGAAAAGACGACACGGCCGGGCACCCCGTGGTCGAGCTTCATGCCCGACTTGGTGACCGTCTCGTCTTCGGTGACCGGCGCATCAACGGGGTCGAGAAAGGCGAGCCCGTCGGCGAGCTCGAGCGCAGTCTCGAAACTGTCGGCAAGCCGCGCTTCGATGCCCGGCTTGATGACGATCCGGTCGACCACGACCTCGATGTCATGCTTGTATTTCTTGTCGAGCGCGGGGGCTTCCTCGATCGGATAGACCTCGCCGTCGATGCGCACGCGGGTGAAGCCTGCCTTCTGCCACTCGGCCAGTTCCTTCTTATATTCGCCTTTCCGGCCGCGGACGACGGGAGCGAGCAGGAGGTGGCGCGACTTTTCGGGCAGCTTCATCGTGCGGTCGACCATCTGGCTGACCTGTTGCGCCTCGATCGGCAGCCCCGTGGCGGGCGAATAGGGCACCCCGACCCGCGCCCACAGGAGGCGCATGTAATCGTAGATCTCGGTCACCGTCGCCACGGTCGAGCGCGGGTTTCGGCTGGTCGTCTTCTGTTCAATCGAGATCGCGGGCGACAGGCCGTCGATATGCTCGACATCGGGCTTCTGCATCATCTCGAGGAACTGGCGCGCATAGGCGCTCAGGCTCTCGACGTAGCGGCGCTGGCCCTCGGCGTAGATGGTGTCGAAGGCAAGGCTCGACTTGCCCGAGCCCGACAG harbors:
- a CDS encoding superoxide dismutase family protein, which encodes MSEDANGITVTVEVDGLAAGSHAVHLHETGVCEGPDFKSAGGHWNPTGAQHGRDNPMGSHLGDLANMEISEERQGRSIYLVREASLRAGQRSIADADGTALVIHEGADDYRSDPAGDAGARVACATLSGPAEG
- a CDS encoding DUF2793 domain-containing protein, with the translated sequence MTQTDRLELPTLSTGQAQKEITHNEALVLLDMLVQPVVEGAPLESPPAAAQAGECYLVAEAPSGEFDGQDGAMAILTGSGWRFVAAREGFRCLRRDGVGAFEYRSGQWVETGGSLASPAAAIEAPAGGSVVDVEARFAIDAILSVLREHKVIEE
- a CDS encoding phage tail protein; translation: MATLVFSSVGQAVAGPLGSAIGALVGQHIDQRLFGSGASEGPRLGELSVQGSRYGAVVPAVYGRMRVAGTIIWATDLVESQAVTGTKGQPQRTIYSYSANFAVALSSRPGGRVGRIWADGNLLRGADGHLKVPGELRVHAAGESQEVDPLLGALETAVPAYRDLMIAVFEGLELADFGNRIPMLTFEIVADEALDAGKVLDEASNGLIAVPDVLPIDGYAVHGQSLGTALAPLIELAALDLVDAGSRLETGEGVPRMLDFGDLASGNGKPGELPTDTLSSATDLPLVLHLDHFDPDRDYQVSRSQARAGSGGRALKLAMPVTLSALRARLLAEDVLLRTWRERRSLRVDLPMRYLDLQPGDLIGLPDQDGYWRVVDVVLERLVVRVSAVAHVGKAKAIELPTDGGRHLPSRDLTAAPTEAVLVELPDLEGDARTAVVVATANSSSGWRAVPLEVAVGSGDLVISSAAREGVIGQVSNVIGAAPRDLVDMVNVIEVDLVDADHDLLSITRDRMLQGGNLAMVGDEVIQFERVEAIAPGRIRLSSLLRGRFASDDAIDGHQAGEAFVLLDRERLARIDLVPEQQGTLVSVRPAGLADEDAAEVSIGFAARAARPPSPTHLTGQRVGGGLELNWVRRSRRGYAWLDHVDVPLGETAERYHIELSGTAGAVTLTSDRSDISVASEALAPLGTGQITVACRMLGDTGMSTATTITID
- a CDS encoding outer membrane protein, which translates into the protein MRKLAISMVLASSMLATPALARDKAWYVGIEGGVMKVEDTMIDLGITDTDAGATLFIDNGVENDYGTGFDVDFVAGYDFGAIRTEVELGYKSADVDSTTIVDLGAEFAEPGDMSVYSAMANLLFDFGGEDGIGGYLGGGVGFASVQHELDLPGVTNFSETDGTWAWQALGGVYVPLSRTIDLGVKYRYFNTGEFDYAPAVLAPFADASLSDAELESHSLLASLIFNFAPPPPPPPPPPPPPPPPPPPPATVTCPDGTVILATEECPPPPPPPPPPPPPEPERG
- a CDS encoding OmpA family protein; the encoded protein is MIGLLMFGGLLVFQDGSAGEPTRCADDRIVASPAICENEASPGPYMVFFRWGGSVIDRDGADILDKVVESASGSGATYRLEITGFSDRSGPAAVNRRISRSRAALVRDELVKRGIGRDRVILAEPAGETDLLVPTADGVREAQNRRVEIHFHRID